A section of the Ranitomeya imitator isolate aRanImi1 chromosome 7, aRanImi1.pri, whole genome shotgun sequence genome encodes:
- the UQCC4 gene encoding ubiquinol-cytochrome c reductase complex assembly factor 4, whose amino-acid sequence MTLLLLYFRVLQPSLVTYRTRELHLQNRPDCTEEKEDDRPIKFSTSKGSHRRWTVAQSFGSDHQRPWWKVLPLSLFLTAVLVWAYFREETEIDEIIYRPISELLGEIDRNEKKDKNE is encoded by the coding sequence CAGCCGTCGCTTGTTACTTACAGAACTCGAGAGCTTCATCTACAAAACCGTCCGGACTGCACAGAGGAGAAAGAAGACGACCGGCCCATAAAGTTCTCTACAAGTAAAGGCAGCCACCGGCGATGGACTGTGGCCCAGTCGTTTGGCAGTGACCACCAGCGGCCGTGGTGGAAGGTGCTGCCGCTGAGCCTCTTCCTCACCGCCGTGCTGGTGTGGGCGTACTTTAGGGAAGAAACGGAGATCGATGAAATCATCTATAGACCCATATCTGAACTGCTGGGAGAGATTGACAGAAACgaaaaaaaggataaaaatgaGTAA